The following coding sequences lie in one Cryptococcus neoformans var. neoformans B-3501A chromosome 2, whole genome shotgun sequence genomic window:
- a CDS encoding hypothetical protein (HMMPfam hit to ERCC4, ERCC4 domain, score: 107.5, E(): 3.2e-29) encodes MPSRKKCGNPLFLQWMEACRSLEFCPVTYDRPRDLAILAHIGEKTIAQLENRWIEYRKSHGLDVPAEPETEPKTKDKGKGRAAPDVDGPMSGTSQETAKKTRKTTAKAYIPTQGSGAYAILLALILAIDRPEVTTQVFLTKSEIIRTAQEYCDTSFEHSEKGTYFTAWSGMKTLVNKGYVYVTGNPHKHCLTEEGYDVALAIRNLRPEFSHMKKHPFSHAPAPGTSNRVTELPRNRAITALDLYNGPSIVPSTLSTEYVPPANAHSSPASRLASFDAVASKLTAGERFNFWYITPSGSRTPLMTSAHLRLDPEQFVNLRRIEFKYSQRNHPFAAQLRLMDAPTTAKLRDKSGVPTLYAYLIEADAPPKCSMFDTESSQSRAKASGKDNASNAGSSPLGSSPAPISRSRSGLGGRNDSCASLSDGGSRLSASAGKPTDPFYFDVRTLALQKNPSMPSNSASTSQSVSRSTSSSRPLSNSGPSPYQNPYDVILGQNPSSPPVSTLSRTITAPASTSSQPRTSSLSTLNIGSSSTVPSISNRSYSSAAVLPSRPVVPRMGPRLSNHVPSPIPAPERFDDTIIPPPDLHSKSLPPFTISNAIVFPPGSYDIILIIDTREVESSKTKNRDKIAETLEAKGIRVETRALRLGDMCWVARKKDGLGGEEDECVLDYVVERKRLDDLVNSIKDGRYTEQCFRLSNACLSNVYYIVEDWQVSERMEQSGLAIMTVKSQVQVHNRFFLKETHTLNETIDFLATMTRVIISSHRTKALHVIPTHFLSRPSFKPLQDHLQLKHPNIKFHTSFIAYQELNDKSASQTLKEKFAKMMMCVKGMSAEKVSALLDEWDTPRVMWEDMKERDRQPDDSEPPGQPRGKKRKGGKSSFFAERVQGEARRKIGDALSESVSLMWKIADFGLWLTAA; translated from the exons ATGCCTTCTCGGAAAAAATGTGGCAATCCGCTATTCCTCCAGtggatggaag CCTGTCGCTCTCTTGAATTTTGCCCTGTTACCTATGATCGGCCTCGTGATCTTGCCATCTTGGCCCACATCGGAGAAAAGACAATAGCGCAGCTAGAAAATAGGTGGATAGAATACCGGAAGAGCCATGGTTTGGATGTACCAGCAGAGCCAGAGA CAGAGCCTAAaacaaaagacaaaggCAAGGGTCGTGCAGCCCCAGATGTTGATGGTCCAATGTCTGGCACCTCCCAAGAGACCGCAAAGAAAACTCGCAAAACCACCGCAAAGGCTTACATTCCTACTCAAGGCTCCGGCGCTTACGCTATTCTGTTGGCTCTCATCCTTGCGATTGACAGGCCCGAAGTCACAACTCAGGTCTTCTTGACAAAGTCTGAGATTATTCGTACCGCCCAAGAATATTGTGACACGTCGTTCGAACATTCAGAGAAGGGAACATACTTTACTGCTTGGAGTGGAATGAAAACGTTAGTGAACAAAGGCTACGTCTATGTAACGGGAAATCCTCATAAACATTGCTTGACGGAGGAAGGATA CGATGTGGCACTGGCCATCCGGAATCTGAGGCCAGAGTTTTCCCACATGAAGAAGCATCCATTTTCGCATGCCCCTGCTCCTGGGACGTCAAACAGAGTGACAGAACTCCCTAGAAATCGCGCAATAACGGCGTTAGATCTATATAACGGGCCTTCTATTGTTCCTTCTACCCTCTCCACAGAATACGTCCCGCCCGCCAATGCTCATTCTTCGCCAGCTTCCCGACTCGCATCTTTTGACGCTGTGGCATCCAAACTGACTGCAGGGGAAAGATTTAATTTTTGGTACATCACGCCTTCTGGTTCACGAACCCCTCTCATGACATCTGCCCATCTTCGCCTTGACCCCGAGCAATTCGTCAACCTTCGTCGTATCGAGTTCAAGTACTCGCAGCGCAACCACCCATTTGCTGCGCAGCTGCGACTGATGGACGCTCCTACTACTGCAAAATTGAGGGACAAAAGTGGTGTGCCTACATTGTATGCATATCTCATCGAAGCAGATGCTCCACCCAAGTGTAGCATGTTTGATACGGAAAGCAGTCAAAGCAGGGCAAAAGCGAGCGGGAAAGACAATGCCAGCAATGCAGGCAGCAGTCCGCTGGGCAGCAGCCCAGCTCCCAtctcaagatcaagaagtGGTTTGGGAGGGAGAAATGACTCTTGTGCTAGCCTTTCCGATGGCGGGTCTCGATTGTCCGCATCGGCAGGCAAACCGACCGACCCGTTCTATTTCGATGTTCGCACTTTGGCCCTTCAAAAGAATCCCTCTATGCCTTCGAATAGTGCTTCGACTTCCCAGTCTGTGAGCAGAtcgacttcttcatcacgTCCTCTTTCCAATTCGGGACCATCCCCCTATCAGAATCCGTACGATGTCATACTCGGTCAAAATCCTTCTAGCCCTCCAGTATCGACATTGTCGCGGACCATTACCGCGCCCGCAAGCACATCATCCCAACCACGAacatcctctctttctacCCTCAACATTGGCTCAAGTTCCACTGTGCCTAGCATTTCCAATCGCTCATATTCTTCTGCCGCGGTTTTACCGTCTCGTCCAGTCGTTCCAAGGATGGGACCGCGTCTTTCTAACCATGTACCCAGTCCAATCCCGGCACCCGAGCGTTTTGATGATACTATCATCCCACCGCCAGATTTGCATTCCAAATCACTTCCTCCATTTACCATTTCTAATGCCATCGTTTTCCCGCCAGGCTCATATGATATTATCCTTATCATTGACACTCGTGAAGTCGAGTCCTCGAAAACGAAAAATAGGGACAAAATCGCGGAGACATTGGAGGCAAAAGGTATCAGAGTTGAGACCAGAGCTTTGCGATTGGGCGACATGTGTTGGGTTGCcaggaagaaagatgggCTGggtggcgaagaagacgaatgTGTGTTAGATTATGTGGtagaaaggaagagattggaTGATTTGGTCAACTCCATCAAAGATGGGAGATATACTGAGCAATGT TTCCGACTGTCGAACGCATGTCTGAGCAATGTCTATTACATCGTTGAAGACTGGCAAGTGAGCGAAAGAATGGAACAGAGTGGTCTTGCCATCATGACCGTCAAGTCTCAAGTTCAGGTCCATAATCGGTTCTTCCTCAAGGAGACACATACTCTGAACGAAACTATTGACTTTCTCGCAACCATGACCAGAGTCATTATCTCTTCCCATCGCACCAAAGCGTTACACGTTATCCCTACTCATTTCCTTTCTCGACCTTCGTTCAAACCCCTTCAGGATCATCTGCAGCTCAAACATCCAAATATCAAGTTCCACACGTCCTTCATCGCTTATCAAGAACTAAATGACAAATCGGCGAGTCAGACATTGAAGGAAAAGTTTgcaaagatgatgatgtgtGTAAAAGGCATGAGCGCCGAGAAAGTATCTGCATTGCTTGATGAATGGGATACGCCGCGGGTCATGTGGGAGGAtatgaaggaaagagatcGACAGCCGGATGATTCGGAACCTCCGGGACAACCTAGAGgtaagaagaggaagggcgGGAAAAGTTCTTTTTTTGCAGAAAGAGTGCAGGGGGAGGCGAGGCGAAAGATTGGTGATGCTTTGAGTGAAAGTGTGAGTCTCATGTGGAAGATTGCGGATTTTGGCCTTTGGCTGACAGCCGCTTAG